One Lentibacillus cibarius DNA window includes the following coding sequences:
- a CDS encoding ABC transporter ATP-binding protein yields MLQLNDISVTFNEGTPDEKEALQQINLVLEKGDFVTVIGSNGAGKSTLMNTVAGHIIPDVGDVLINHRQVAHLPEYKRSKLIGRVFQDPMAGTAPSMTIEENLAMAYARNKTRKLKPGVTKKRRTMFRDYLQTLHLGLEDRLNAKVGLLSGGERQALSLLMATFTEPDILMLDEHTAALDPSRAQLITDITEDIVEKFQLTTLMVTHNMQQALDLGNRLIMMDKGQIILDLPEKEKEKLTIEQLLEEFQRIRGEQFENDRAILG; encoded by the coding sequence ATGCTTCAACTAAATGATATTTCCGTTACATTTAATGAAGGTACCCCGGATGAAAAAGAGGCTTTGCAGCAAATTAATCTAGTACTAGAAAAAGGCGATTTTGTCACCGTTATTGGCAGTAACGGTGCGGGTAAATCGACGCTAATGAACACTGTTGCCGGTCATATCATCCCCGATGTCGGCGATGTTTTGATTAATCATCGGCAGGTGGCTCATTTACCAGAATACAAGCGGTCAAAATTGATTGGACGCGTTTTCCAGGATCCGATGGCCGGGACTGCACCATCCATGACAATTGAGGAAAATCTGGCCATGGCTTATGCGCGCAATAAAACGCGCAAACTTAAACCCGGTGTTACAAAAAAACGGAGGACCATGTTCCGGGATTATTTACAAACGCTACACCTTGGACTGGAAGATCGACTTAATGCCAAAGTGGGATTGCTTTCCGGTGGGGAGCGTCAGGCATTGTCCCTGCTGATGGCGACATTTACCGAACCGGATATTTTAATGTTGGATGAGCATACAGCAGCGTTGGATCCTTCCCGCGCACAGTTAATTACAGACATCACGGAAGATATTGTTGAAAAGTTTCAATTAACGACTTTAATGGTTACCCACAATATGCAGCAGGCGCTCGATTTGGGGAATCGGCTGATCATGATGGATAAAGGGCAAATTATTTTAGATTTACCTGAAAAGGAAAAAGAAAAACTGACCATTGAACAATTGCTGGAAGAATTTCAACGCATCCGCGGCGAGC
- a CDS encoding ABC transporter permease, whose protein sequence is MFIALFGAVESGIIYAIMALGVYLTFRVLDFPDLTVDGSFVTGAAVASISIMNGVPPILATLFAAIAGFLAGCITGSLHAKGNINALLSGILMMIALYSINLRIMGQPTLSLLQESTVFKQLESIWSATGIDGLLNGMLASFGMEQLPSTWGILFVMIVATMLIKLLTDYYLKTEIGLALRATGDNQRMIRSLSANTDLLIITGVGISNALVALSGALIAQHGGFADVGMGIGMIIIGLASVIIGEALFGTKTIVWTTLAVIGGAVIYRMVVTMALRVEFLETGDMKLITALLVIAALVAPKVMRARKEKLRRKRKRAELSGTKAKGVV, encoded by the coding sequence ATGTTTATCGCATTATTTGGAGCAGTGGAATCAGGAATTATTTATGCCATTATGGCCTTAGGAGTATATTTAACCTTCCGTGTGTTGGATTTTCCGGATTTGACCGTTGATGGAAGTTTTGTGACAGGTGCGGCTGTTGCTTCTATCTCTATTATGAATGGGGTGCCACCCATTTTAGCGACACTGTTCGCAGCAATTGCCGGATTTTTAGCCGGATGTATTACCGGATCCCTTCATGCGAAAGGGAATATTAATGCATTGTTATCCGGCATTTTGATGATGATTGCACTATATTCGATCAATTTACGAATCATGGGGCAGCCGACCCTATCATTACTGCAGGAATCAACGGTTTTTAAACAATTGGAGAGCATTTGGAGTGCAACCGGGATTGATGGACTGCTGAATGGGATGCTAGCATCTTTTGGCATGGAACAATTACCGTCAACGTGGGGTATTTTGTTTGTTATGATTGTTGCCACGATGTTGATTAAGTTGTTAACCGATTATTATTTAAAAACAGAGATAGGGCTGGCGTTACGCGCAACTGGGGATAATCAGCGGATGATCCGCAGTTTGTCAGCCAATACGGATTTATTGATTATTACGGGGGTTGGCATATCCAATGCTCTGGTTGCTTTGTCAGGAGCGCTCATTGCTCAGCATGGTGGGTTCGCTGATGTTGGTATGGGGATTGGAATGATTATTATTGGGTTAGCCTCTGTCATCATTGGTGAAGCATTATTTGGTACAAAAACGATTGTATGGACAACACTTGCAGTTATTGGCGGTGCTGTTATTTACCGAATGGTTGTCACCATGGCCTTACGAGTGGAGTTTTTGGAAACCGGAGATATGAAGCTGATTACAGCACTGCTCGTTATCGCCGCCTTAGTTGCACCAAAAGTAATGCGAGCACGGAAGGAAAAACTACGGCGTAAACGAAAACGCGCAGAGCTTAGCGGAACAAAGGCAAAAGGAGTTGTGTAA
- a CDS encoding ABC transporter substrate-binding protein, whose protein sequence is MKKGLLFIIALISFMVITACGDGNESSGTDDSGDAEASDEEKTYAVGATQIVEHPSLDAAYEGFQNALADADLSVEYDLQSAQGDQNNVTPIAENFVADQVDLIFANSTPSALGAVQATEDIPILFTSVTDAVEAGLVESMEQPGGNATGVVDLHPDAVKNTVQFIADNFDDAQVGLIYNAGEQNSVTQIEAVKKAADGTNLSFAERTVANSAEVQQATQTLVSKVDVFYIITDNTVVSALDSVVGVANEQDIPMIVGEPDSLKKGGFATYGIDYEKIGYRTGEMAVEILKGNKKPNDIAVEYPQEMQLFINKQAAEEQGVEWNDEWDENAKILKDE, encoded by the coding sequence ATGAAAAAAGGCTTATTATTCATTATTGCACTCATTAGTTTCATGGTCATTACCGCATGTGGTGACGGTAATGAAAGTAGTGGTACTGATGATTCGGGCGATGCGGAGGCTTCCGATGAAGAAAAGACGTATGCCGTTGGAGCGACGCAAATTGTTGAACATCCGTCTCTTGATGCAGCTTATGAAGGTTTTCAGAATGCGCTTGCGGACGCGGACTTGAGTGTGGAATATGATTTACAAAGTGCGCAGGGGGATCAGAACAATGTTACCCCCATTGCGGAAAATTTTGTGGCTGATCAAGTGGATTTGATTTTTGCCAATTCGACGCCTAGTGCACTTGGCGCGGTACAGGCGACAGAAGATATTCCTATTCTATTCACCTCGGTAACAGACGCAGTGGAAGCTGGCCTGGTTGAATCCATGGAACAGCCGGGAGGAAACGCGACTGGTGTTGTCGATCTTCACCCGGATGCGGTTAAAAATACGGTACAATTTATTGCGGATAATTTTGACGATGCGCAAGTTGGCTTAATCTACAATGCAGGGGAGCAAAATTCTGTCACACAAATTGAAGCTGTGAAAAAGGCGGCTGATGGCACCAATTTGTCGTTTGCTGAGCGGACCGTTGCCAATTCTGCTGAAGTACAGCAGGCAACGCAAACACTTGTCAGCAAAGTGGACGTCTTTTATATCATTACTGATAATACGGTTGTTTCCGCTTTGGATAGTGTGGTGGGTGTTGCCAATGAGCAAGACATTCCAATGATCGTAGGTGAACCGGATTCACTGAAGAAAGGTGGATTTGCCACTTACGGAATTGATTATGAAAAAATTGGTTACCGAACAGGAGAAATGGCGGTAGAAATTCTGAAGGGGAATAAAAAGCCAAATGATATAGCTGTTGAATATCCACAGGAAATGCAGTTATTCATTAACAAACAAGCGGCAGAGGAACAAGGTGTGGAATGGAACGATGAATGGGACGAAAATGCAAAAATCTTAAAAGATGAATAG
- a CDS encoding YjfB family protein encodes MDIALMSMVLNQSQVQQQASISVMKMAMGNAERQGEAVQKLLSTNNVAAIEHAAQPHLGGNIDMKG; translated from the coding sequence ATGGATATTGCATTAATGTCAATGGTGTTGAATCAAAGCCAAGTTCAACAACAAGCTTCTATTTCAGTTATGAAGATGGCAATGGGGAATGCCGAGCGACAGGGGGAAGCTGTTCAAAAGTTATTGAGTACAAATAATGTAGCTGCCATTGAGCATGCAGCTCAACCACATTTAGGAGGAAACATTGACATGAAAGGTTAA
- a CDS encoding tyrosine-type recombinase/integrase: MYNETQITNFEKHLGEKGYSDLVIGQYLRKVKDFLKCDEVHFVRRTDHEELKKAIEKYLVKIPLSSQKGTIQAALHAYYYFLSGYQIFRRLNLSDFEINPSIEVEIDRFRTYLTEVAKLSDNTIFSQCNTVKLFLYSSFPEKDFSPEKLTADHVRRYLTDTLRHISNASKKTMIVRIRSYAKFLEFRDGFNLEEILNLPMTPPVWKQARISKHLTDSEIDTLFSSYDQSNPTGIRNYAIARCLKDLGLRCSEAAKLSLDDFDWLNGIVTIRQTKSHSERSLPLHAVTGKAIEKYLLHSRPATQERILFVRFKKEPGQPMGTSQVRNTVRGAAIRAGLENFTGTHMLRHTAAKEMINNGVELKMIADILGHESIETTSIYTKINFTQLQEVAGTWPEVRS; the protein is encoded by the coding sequence ATGTACAACGAAACACAAATTACTAACTTTGAAAAACATCTTGGTGAGAAGGGTTATTCCGACCTTGTTATTGGACAGTATCTTCGGAAAGTTAAAGATTTTTTAAAGTGCGATGAAGTACATTTTGTCCGAAGGACAGATCATGAGGAATTAAAGAAAGCTATAGAGAAGTATTTAGTAAAAATTCCATTGTCATCACAAAAAGGCACTATTCAAGCCGCTCTTCATGCTTATTATTACTTTCTTAGTGGTTACCAAATCTTCAGACGGCTAAATCTTTCAGATTTTGAAATAAATCCGTCTATTGAGGTTGAAATAGATAGGTTTCGAACATATTTAACTGAAGTGGCCAAACTAAGTGATAATACAATCTTTTCTCAATGTAATACCGTAAAATTATTTTTATATTCTAGTTTTCCAGAAAAAGACTTTTCGCCAGAAAAACTGACTGCCGATCATGTTCGAAGATACCTAACTGACACACTGCGTCATATTTCAAATGCATCAAAGAAAACTATGATAGTCAGAATTAGAAGTTACGCAAAGTTTCTTGAATTCAGAGATGGCTTCAACTTAGAGGAAATTTTGAATTTACCAATGACACCGCCTGTTTGGAAACAGGCAAGAATCTCCAAACATCTAACTGATTCAGAAATAGATACCCTTTTTTCATCATATGATCAATCAAATCCAACCGGAATCCGGAACTACGCAATTGCACGATGTTTAAAAGATTTAGGTCTTCGCTGTTCGGAAGCAGCTAAACTTTCATTGGATGACTTTGATTGGTTAAATGGAATTGTAACTATTAGACAAACAAAGTCACATTCCGAAAGAAGTCTTCCACTTCATGCTGTTACAGGCAAAGCTATTGAAAAATATTTATTACATTCCCGTCCAGCTACCCAAGAAAGAATTTTATTTGTGAGATTTAAAAAAGAACCGGGACAGCCGATGGGAACTTCCCAAGTTCGAAATACGGTAAGAGGTGCTGCTATTAGAGCCGGATTGGAGAATTTCACTGGCACACATATGTTAAGACATACGGCAGCTAAAGAAATGATCAATAATGGTGTTGAATTAAAGATGATCGCAGATATTCTGGGACATGAATCTATTGAAACAACCAGTATTTATACGAAGATAAACTTCACACAGTTACAGGAAGTTGCTGGAACTTGGCCAGAGGTGAGATCATGA
- a CDS encoding tyrosine-type recombinase/integrase, protein MNSNLISRQVEEYISYKRGLGFQIKIESQELRRFAAYTVSIGYEGSLAKDVAFQWATLKPEYSRWYMARRMETIRTFAKYICVLDPMAQMPPKGMFGKCHGRTTPYIFTEEEICILMKASMELYAPDGLRCRTISAAIGLLWSTGMRPNEVCQLMDDDVDLKNGRITIRETKFSKTRIIPIHETTNSKLSSYINARDKLREDFSDRHFLITSGSRKLALRNFEYALQVIRKQLLADNKEWNRRPPRLYDIRHTFACNTLLGWLKNGINIDRKILYLSTYLGHVKVEDTYWYLTGTPELLQIVSGNFEKYFYEGGVSHGE, encoded by the coding sequence ATGAATAGTAATCTCATCTCAAGGCAGGTAGAAGAATATATTTCTTATAAAAGGGGTCTTGGATTTCAGATTAAAATAGAATCTCAGGAATTAAGACGTTTTGCGGCATATACTGTCTCGATAGGGTATGAAGGTTCATTGGCCAAGGATGTTGCATTCCAATGGGCTACCCTTAAACCAGAATATTCACGGTGGTATATGGCAAGAAGGATGGAGACAATTCGAACATTCGCAAAGTATATTTGTGTATTGGATCCCATGGCACAGATGCCTCCAAAGGGTATGTTTGGGAAATGTCATGGGAGAACGACCCCATACATCTTTACTGAAGAAGAAATATGCATATTAATGAAAGCTTCAATGGAATTATATGCACCTGACGGTCTTAGATGTAGGACCATCTCTGCTGCAATTGGTCTCTTGTGGTCTACAGGGATGCGTCCAAATGAAGTATGTCAATTAATGGACGACGATGTCGATTTAAAAAACGGGCGGATTACTATTAGGGAGACCAAGTTTTCAAAAACTAGGATTATTCCTATTCATGAAACCACTAATTCGAAACTAAGTTCATATATAAATGCTAGGGATAAACTAAGGGAGGACTTTTCAGACCGACATTTCCTAATTACTTCAGGAAGTCGTAAACTGGCATTACGTAATTTTGAGTATGCATTGCAAGTAATCAGAAAGCAGCTCCTGGCAGATAATAAGGAATGGAATAGACGGCCTCCCAGATTATATGATATACGCCATACATTCGCATGTAACACTCTGCTAGGCTGGCTTAAAAACGGTATAAATATAGATAGGAAAATACTATACCTTTCCACTTATCTTGGCCACGTTAAAGTAGAAGATACCTATTGGTATCTTACAGGGACACCTGAGTTATTACAGATCGTTTCTGGAAATTTTGAAAAATACTTTTATGAGGGCGGTGTCAGCCATGGAGAGTAG
- a CDS encoding tyrosine-type recombinase/integrase: MESSDFQSLLQNFFLKWMMSQKKVSPSTVQTYKDTFRILLKYMYDEHGVKPGSINMEIINADIIIGFMHYLENNRKNKYKTVNNRLAAIKSFMEYVSYECPEYSGTAQKIKAIPFRKIEKKEICYLTKEEMDSLLNSCETENSEGRRDYLMLLLLYNSGMRVSEMISIQGKDALFSDNGKCHLRIIGKGRKERTVPLWRTTSEYLADFMYECGIQEDDYLLSGRNVKHLTRSGVRYRIDRIVKKATAICPSLNDKTVTPHVFRHSTAMSLLQSGIDISTIAMWLGHESIETTHKYMVADIKLKERALNKLHEPESNETDYRYQVTDEILQFLNSL, from the coding sequence ATGGAGAGTAGTGATTTCCAAAGCCTCCTTCAAAACTTTTTCCTGAAATGGATGATGAGTCAAAAGAAAGTGTCCCCTTCTACTGTTCAAACGTATAAGGATACGTTCCGTATCCTATTAAAATATATGTATGATGAACATGGCGTGAAACCAGGTTCCATAAACATGGAAATAATAAATGCGGATATTATTATAGGATTCATGCATTACTTGGAAAATAATCGAAAAAACAAGTATAAGACAGTAAACAATAGGCTTGCGGCAATAAAATCGTTTATGGAATACGTATCCTACGAATGCCCAGAATATTCAGGAACTGCACAAAAGATAAAGGCCATACCCTTTCGAAAAATAGAAAAGAAGGAAATCTGCTATCTCACCAAGGAGGAAATGGATTCATTACTTAATTCCTGTGAAACCGAAAATTCCGAAGGAAGGCGTGATTATCTTATGTTGCTTCTCCTTTATAATTCAGGGATGCGGGTTTCGGAAATGATTTCGATACAAGGGAAAGATGCTCTTTTTTCCGATAATGGAAAATGTCATTTGAGAATTATAGGAAAAGGGAGAAAGGAACGGACTGTTCCTTTATGGCGAACGACATCGGAGTATCTTGCTGATTTTATGTATGAGTGTGGAATTCAAGAGGATGATTACTTGTTATCTGGCAGGAATGTAAAACATTTAACCCGTTCTGGGGTGCGTTATAGAATAGATCGCATCGTTAAGAAAGCAACTGCCATTTGTCCATCTTTAAATGATAAAACAGTAACGCCCCATGTGTTTCGGCATTCAACTGCAATGAGCCTGCTCCAATCAGGAATTGATATTTCAACAATAGCTATGTGGCTAGGGCACGAAAGTATTGAGACTACACATAAATATATGGTGGCTGATATAAAATTAAAGGAACGTGCGTTAAACAAACTACATGAACCTGAATCGAATGAAACGGACTATAGATATCAAGTAACTGATGAAATCCTTCAATTCTTAAATTCATTATAA